CCATCCTTCCTTATAGCATGCGTTGCAACGATTCACTGTCGTCACACCCCACGCCGTAACTCTCGGCTATCAGACTCACGGGATTATCCGTCGAAAACACCATCTTCAGCACTGCTAAACGAGTCTGTTTCCAGTCTGGATTGTTCTTCTTCAACAGCCTTTTGATCTTACGGCGGTCTGCTGCGTCACCGATTCGTCGTCTCATTTAGACAACATGACAGCATTGTATATAAATACCAGTATCGGATCGAATTTGTATTATGCAAAAAAAGCCCGTCGGAGTTAGGGACGGGCTTTTGTTAAAGTTGCGGAATTGTTCTAGGCTTCGCTATAGTCCTTGTCGTGAGAGAGCATGCAGCGGAGGCCGTAGGCGGCGATCAGCACGAAGCAACCGACGGGCAGCCAGAAGGAGCTGCGGACGCCGTAGTCGGTGATCAGACCGCCTTGCAGCTTGGTGAGCACCGCGCCACCGACGATGGACATGATCAGGAAGGCGGAGCCGAGCTTGGCTTCCTCGATCTTGAGACCCTTCAGGGCGATGCCGTAGATGGTCGGGAACATAAGGGACATGCAACCGGATATGGCGACGAGGGACCAAAGGCCAGTTTGGCCCGGCAGGTAGATCGCACCGATGGTGAAGGCCATACCGCCGAGCGAGAAGGCGAAGAGCATGACGCTTGGGCGGATAAAGCGCATCAGGAAAGTACAGATGAAACGACCGCTCACAAAGATAATCATCGCGATGATATTATAGCCCTGTGCTTCAGAGAGGCTTAGGCCGACTTCGGTCATGCCGTAGTGGATGACGAAGGTCCAGCACATGATCTGCGCACCGACGTAGAAGAGCTGTGCAAACACACCTTCGATGAAGCGCGCGCGCTTGAGCAGGTGACCGAGGATATCAAAGAAGGGGCCATCCTTGGTGCCGTCTTCGTGCTTGAAGCTCGGCATCTTGGTGAAGGCAAAGATCATGAAGAAGGTGAAGACCACAGCGGCAATCACCATGTAGGGGCCGCGGACGTTGCCGAGGTCTGTTTGCTGTAGTTCGTTGAACTGCTCTGGATCGCTGGCGCGGATGGCCTTCATGACGTTCGGCACCGAGCTGTCTAGTGCACCTGAGGTGTTCATGAAGTCGGGGAGACCTTCGGGGTAAAGGGTAACAGTGTGGCCGTCCTTGAGGGTGGCATTGCCATTGGCCAAGGCGATCTCGACGATCCATTCCTGGCTTGGCTCTTCGCCGACAGCGAGGTATTGGGTGTATTCGACGTTCCCCTCGCTGATCTCAGCGCGAATTTTGGTGACTTCGAGGCTCGGTGCGAGCACGACGGAGGCGACGGTCATACCGATCAAGGAGCCGATCGGGTTGAAAGACTGGGCGAGGTTGAGGCGCTGGGTGGCGGTTTCTTGTGGCCCCATCGCGAGGATGTAGGGGTTGCAGGCCGTTTCGAGGAAGGCCAGGCCGTAGGTGATCACATACGAGGCCAGGCAGAAGAGCGCGAATTGCGCC
The Rubellicoccus peritrichatus DNA segment above includes these coding regions:
- a CDS encoding sugar MFS transporter, with translation MSSNSKIPIVPKQYLLAFILTTCCFSLWGFANDFTNPLVKVFEQVFIITTSQASWLQFAFYTGYFCMALPAVFFIRKFSYKAAIMMGLALYAIGALITIPASLMAQFALFCLASYVITYGLAFLETACNPYILAMGPQETATQRLNLAQSFNPIGSLIGMTVASVVLAPSLEVTKIRAEISEGNVEYTQYLAVGEEPSQEWIVEIALANGNATLKDGHTVTLYPEGLPDFMNTSGALDSSVPNVMKAIRASDPEQFNELQQTDLGNVRGPYMVIAAVVFTFFMIFAFTKMPSFKHEDGTKDGPFFDILGHLLKRARFIEGVFAQLFYVGAQIMCWTFVIHYGMTEVGLSLSEAQGYNIIAMIIFVSGRFICTFLMRFIRPSVMLFAFSLGGMAFTIGAIYLPGQTGLWSLVAISGCMSLMFPTIYGIALKGLKIEEAKLGSAFLIMSIVGGAVLTKLQGGLITDYGVRSSFWLPVGCFVLIAAYGLRCMLSHDKDYSEA